The Anabaena sp. WA102 genome contains a region encoding:
- a CDS encoding Fur family transcriptional regulator yields the protein MTVYTTGSLKAELNDRGWRLTPQRETILHIFQELPQGEHLSAEDLYHRLETDGEGISLSTIYRTLKLMARMGILRELELGEGHKHYEINQPYPHHHHHLICVRCNSTIEFKNDSVLKIGGKTAQKEGFHLLDCQMTIHAVCPKCQRALMPI from the coding sequence ATGACTGTCTACACAACTGGTTCACTTAAAGCAGAGTTAAACGACCGTGGCTGGCGTTTAACTCCACAGCGCGAAACAATTCTACATATTTTTCAGGAACTCCCGCAAGGTGAACATTTAAGTGCAGAGGACCTATATCATCGTTTAGAAACTGATGGTGAAGGGATTAGTTTATCAACTATTTATCGCACTTTAAAGTTAATGGCGAGAATGGGGATTTTACGGGAGTTGGAATTGGGTGAAGGGCATAAACATTATGAAATTAATCAGCCTTATCCCCATCACCATCATCACCTCATTTGTGTTCGCTGTAATTCGACTATTGAGTTTAAGAATGACTCAGTTTTAAAGATTGGCGGAAAAACAGCGCAAAAAGAGGGGTTTCATTTATTAGATTGTCAAATGACAATCCATGCCGTGTGTCCTAAGTGTCAAAGAGCGCTGATGCCAATTTAA
- a CDS encoding peptidoglycan-binding domain-containing protein: MENLAYLHLAFANQDEETTELISLSSLFKTTAAPNWQLFSSSAWKYMIPLALTISILNSVSSVFALEKNDNAATVNSLQQNEISQIKTANNQVISTAPITPTISNNIISVNKKRKDPNLLSKGDEGADVKVLQERLKIAGFYYGNSTGIFGPITHEAVKRFQKAYQLTVDGVVGKSTLAKLPDVTDENQTTTSQKLDHPDILSLGDRGEAVRILQAQLITAGFLQNQPNGYYGSNTVDAVKRFQKQHKLEINGLAGQTTRSKLHSLVKNSAKSDFTTLEIQRRLQEKGFYKGQINGMMASDTKKAISRAQEFYGISLKDIKSGSF, from the coding sequence ATGGAAAATCTTGCGTATTTACATTTAGCTTTTGCCAATCAAGACGAAGAAACCACTGAGTTAATATCCCTCAGTTCTTTATTCAAAACAACAGCCGCACCAAATTGGCAACTCTTTTCTAGTAGTGCGTGGAAATACATGATTCCCCTGGCTCTAACTATATCTATTTTGAATAGTGTTAGTAGTGTTTTCGCCTTAGAAAAAAATGATAACGCTGCTACCGTAAACAGTCTCCAACAAAATGAAATATCTCAAATTAAAACCGCCAATAATCAAGTTATCAGTACAGCCCCGATAACCCCCACTATCTCAAATAATATTATTTCCGTGAATAAGAAGCGCAAAGACCCCAATCTCCTCAGCAAAGGTGATGAAGGTGCGGATGTCAAAGTTTTACAAGAACGCTTGAAAATCGCTGGTTTTTATTATGGTAATTCCACAGGCATTTTTGGTCCAATTACTCACGAAGCGGTAAAACGATTCCAAAAAGCTTATCAACTCACAGTTGATGGTGTTGTCGGTAAATCCACACTAGCCAAATTACCAGATGTTACCGATGAAAATCAAACAACTACTTCTCAAAAATTAGATCACCCAGATATACTTAGTTTAGGCGATCGCGGTGAAGCCGTCAGAATTCTCCAAGCACAATTAATCACCGCCGGATTTCTCCAAAATCAGCCCAATGGTTACTATGGTTCTAACACAGTTGATGCCGTAAAACGCTTTCAAAAACAACACAAACTAGAAATCAATGGACTGGCTGGACAAACTACCCGTTCTAAGTTACACAGTTTAGTTAAAAACTCTGCCAAAAGTGATTTCACCACTCTAGAAATCCAAAGACGACTACAGGAAAAAGGTTTCTATAAAGGTCAAATCAACGGCATGATGGCATCTGATACCAAAAAAGCAATTAGTCGCGCTCAAGAATTTTATGGTATCAGTCTCAAAGATATTAAAAGCGGAAGTTTTTAA
- the cobN gene encoding cobaltochelatase subunit CobN, giving the protein MHRISATPGGLNQSEGLFFLEQTPAPFVLITAADTDIQTLAAVVTKLPSQFPEIRVANLLQLQQQISIDAYSEQVLESAQVIVLRLIGGSSYWAYGLEVVQEIVQRNGTTLIVMPGDDGLDFDLISKSTVSQEIVQKIWQYFQEGGTENFLNALQFIADTALLTAFNPPQPQPVPRVGLYERSQDVGAQGMRPVRSQPKVGILFYRAHYLAGNTKVIDALCNALIEKNLQPVPVFVSSLREPGVSSQLCELLAAKDDHSVSLLMNTTSFSLASLETETPQTELWEKLNVPVLQVILCASSVEQWESESQGLTPRDIAINVALPEVDGRIISRAVSFKTLQTRNNKLETDVVVYEPVSDRIQFVAQLAANWVRLRVKPPQERRIALILANYPNTNGRLANGVGLDTPASCVEILKALKLAGYELGTIPETGDELIQILTSSVTNDPEGKDWKPINQSLSAAEYQNYFSTLPINIQKQIIARWGQPILDAIQNWTISGIQFGNVFVGIQPSRGYDLDPSLNYHAPDLEPTHNYLAFYDWVRESFQADAIVHVGKHGNLEWLPGKSVALSNTCYPEIALGPMPHLYPFIVNDPGEGSQAKRRAQAVIIDHLTPPMTRAELYGPLQQVENLIDEYYEAESLDPSRLPTIRDRIQELVIKENLYKDLGITNPEDIANFETLILNSLDGYLCELKEAQIRDGLHIFGQCPQGTQLRDLIVAIARIPNRHSIGITRAIAKQWQIDIDPLTDNLSAPLSAPLRLCERLKSCHIIGDVVELLEIEAAHLVEEVISGRRPCAPTDWISDKLLPALQKTNQETTNLLRGLDGKYVPSGASGAPTRGRPEVLPTGKNFYAVDIRAIPTETAWDIGRKAAETLIETYTQEHGEYPQTLGLSVWGTATMRTGGDDIAEALALLGVQPVWDGAARRVVDFEILPLAIIGRPRVDVTLRISGFFRDAFPNLIALFDQAVKAVSALDEPPDQNPLADTVRQETAQWTQEGLSLEVAQERSQYRVFGSQPGAYGAGLQGLIASQNWENDQDLAQAYTNWSAYAYSSSEETGNKNAEAFEQRLKQMQIVLHNQDNREHDLLDSDDYYQFQGGLTAAVRSLQGKNPQTYFGDNSNTSQPKIRQLSAEIARVYRSRVVNPKWIAGVMRHGYKGAFEMAATVDFLFAYDATAQCVEDYMYQGVVEAYLEDATVCEFIHDKNPWALRDIAERLLEANQRGLWQDVNIQTLENLRNLVHQAEATIEEK; this is encoded by the coding sequence ATGCACAGAATCAGCGCCACACCAGGCGGATTAAATCAGTCTGAAGGTTTATTTTTCCTCGAACAAACTCCTGCCCCTTTCGTATTGATTACAGCAGCCGATACTGATATTCAAACTCTAGCGGCTGTAGTTACTAAATTACCTAGTCAATTCCCCGAAATCAGGGTAGCCAACTTATTACAACTACAGCAACAAATAAGTATAGATGCTTATAGTGAACAAGTTTTAGAATCCGCCCAAGTTATTGTGCTTCGTCTCATAGGAGGAAGTTCATACTGGGCTTATGGTTTAGAAGTCGTACAAGAAATTGTACAACGTAATGGCACAACTCTAATTGTCATGCCAGGAGATGACGGACTTGATTTTGATTTAATTTCCAAATCTACGGTTTCTCAAGAAATCGTCCAGAAGATTTGGCAATACTTTCAAGAAGGTGGTACAGAAAATTTCCTCAACGCCTTGCAATTTATCGCTGATACAGCCCTATTAACAGCATTTAATCCCCCACAACCACAACCTGTTCCCCGCGTAGGATTGTACGAAAGAAGTCAGGATGTAGGGGCGCAGGGAATGCGCCCAGTCAGGAGTCAGCCTAAAGTGGGGATTTTGTTTTATCGCGCCCATTATTTAGCAGGAAACACTAAAGTTATTGATGCTTTATGTAATGCTTTGATAGAGAAAAATTTACAGCCTGTACCAGTTTTTGTTTCTTCATTGCGCGAACCTGGTGTTAGTAGTCAATTATGTGAATTATTAGCAGCAAAAGATGATCATTCTGTTAGCTTGTTGATGAATACCACCAGTTTTTCCCTAGCAAGTTTAGAAACAGAAACACCACAAACCGAACTTTGGGAAAAATTAAATGTCCCGGTTTTGCAAGTAATTCTTTGTGCTAGTTCCGTTGAACAATGGGAATCAGAATCACAAGGTTTAACACCCCGTGATATTGCCATAAATGTGGCATTACCAGAAGTAGATGGGCGAATTATTAGTCGGGCTGTGTCTTTCAAAACCTTACAAACTCGGAATAATAAACTAGAAACCGATGTCGTAGTTTATGAACCCGTGAGCGATCGCATTCAATTCGTTGCCCAACTGGCTGCAAACTGGGTAAGATTGCGGGTAAAGCCGCCCCAAGAACGCCGCATAGCCCTAATTTTAGCAAATTACCCCAACACCAACGGCAGGCTCGCCAACGGCGTAGGACTGGACACTCCTGCTAGTTGTGTAGAAATTCTCAAAGCCTTAAAGTTAGCTGGTTATGAATTAGGAACTATTCCCGAAACTGGAGACGAATTAATTCAAATTCTCACATCTAGCGTTACCAATGATCCCGAAGGGAAAGACTGGAAACCCATCAACCAAAGTTTATCAGCAGCAGAATATCAAAACTATTTTTCCACCCTACCAATAAATATCCAAAAACAAATTATTGCCCGTTGGGGACAACCTATTTTAGACGCGATCCAAAATTGGACAATTTCTGGAATTCAATTTGGTAATGTTTTTGTTGGTATTCAACCATCACGAGGTTACGATCTTGATCCTAGTTTAAATTATCATGCCCCCGATTTAGAACCAACACATAATTATTTAGCCTTTTATGATTGGGTACGAGAATCTTTTCAAGCAGATGCCATAGTTCATGTAGGAAAACATGGCAACTTAGAATGGCTACCAGGAAAAAGTGTCGCCTTATCTAATACTTGTTATCCAGAAATTGCCCTGGGACCAATGCCCCATTTATATCCATTTATTGTTAATGATCCCGGAGAAGGTTCACAGGCAAAAAGACGCGCCCAAGCCGTAATCATTGATCACCTCACACCACCAATGACAAGGGCAGAATTATATGGACCATTGCAACAAGTAGAAAATCTTATTGATGAATATTACGAAGCCGAAAGTTTAGATCCTTCCAGATTACCAACAATACGCGATCGCATTCAAGAACTCGTCATCAAAGAAAACCTGTACAAAGACTTAGGAATCACCAACCCCGAAGACATCGCCAACTTTGAAACCCTGATCTTAAACTCCCTAGACGGTTACTTGTGCGAACTCAAAGAAGCCCAAATCCGCGACGGCTTACACATATTCGGTCAATGTCCCCAAGGAACCCAACTACGAGACCTGATAGTAGCGATCGCCCGCATCCCCAACCGCCATTCTATCGGCATTACCCGCGCCATAGCCAAACAGTGGCAAATAGACATAGATCCCCTCACCGACAACCTCTCAGCCCCCCTCTCTGCGCCTCTGCGCCTCTGCGAGAGACTTAAATCCTGCCATATCATCGGCGATGTCGTCGAACTCCTAGAAATAGAAGCCGCCCATTTAGTAGAAGAAGTTATCTCTGGGCGCAGACCCTGCGCCCCTACGGATTGGATCAGCGACAAACTCCTCCCAGCCCTACAAAAAACCAACCAAGAAACCACAAACCTCCTACGGGGACTTGACGGAAAATACGTTCCCAGCGGGGCTTCTGGCGCACCCACCCGCGGACGACCCGAAGTTCTACCCACAGGTAAAAACTTTTACGCCGTTGACATTCGCGCCATACCCACAGAAACCGCCTGGGACATTGGCAGAAAAGCCGCTGAAACCCTGATTGAAACCTACACCCAAGAACATGGAGAATACCCCCAAACCCTGGGTTTATCAGTGTGGGGAACAGCCACCATGCGGACTGGTGGTGATGATATAGCCGAAGCCTTAGCTTTACTTGGTGTGCAACCCGTGTGGGATGGTGCAGCAAGACGAGTAGTAGATTTTGAAATTTTACCCTTGGCGATTATCGGTCGTCCCCGTGTGGATGTCACTCTAAGAATTTCCGGGTTTTTCCGGGATGCTTTCCCCAATTTAATCGCTTTATTTGATCAAGCAGTGAAAGCCGTTTCAGCTTTAGATGAACCACCAGACCAAAATCCCTTAGCAGATACAGTTCGTCAAGAAACAGCACAATGGACTCAAGAAGGTTTATCTTTAGAAGTAGCCCAAGAGCGATCGCAATATCGTGTTTTTGGTTCTCAACCAGGGGCTTATGGTGCAGGACTCCAGGGACTAATAGCCTCCCAAAACTGGGAAAATGATCAGGATTTAGCCCAAGCTTACACAAATTGGAGTGCTTACGCCTATTCTTCTAGTGAGGAAACAGGGAACAAAAATGCAGAAGCCTTTGAACAACGCTTAAAGCAAATGCAAATCGTCCTCCACAATCAAGACAACCGAGAACACGATTTACTCGATTCCGACGATTATTATCAATTTCAGGGTGGTTTAACCGCAGCCGTGCGTTCTCTCCAAGGTAAAAATCCCCAAACCTACTTTGGCGACAATTCCAACACATCTCAACCCAAAATCCGCCAACTTAGTGCCGAAATTGCCAGGGTTTATCGTTCCCGCGTCGTTAATCCTAAATGGATAGCTGGAGTCATGCGTCATGGATATAAAGGTGCATTTGAAATGGCTGCAACCGTAGATTTTCTCTTCGCTTACGATGCTACCGCCCAATGTGTCGAAGATTATATGTATCAAGGTGTTGTAGAAGCTTATTTAGAAGACGCTACCGTTTGTGAATTTATTCATGACAAGAATCCCTGGGCATTACGCGATATTGCGGAAAGATTACTAGAAGCCAACCAACGCGGCTTATGGCAGGATGTGAATATACAAACCCTCGAAAACCTCCGCAATTTGGTGCATCAAGCGGAAGCAACTATCGAAGAAAAATAA
- a CDS encoding GxxExxY protein, which yields MDLKYQDITKKIIGASFEVHKFLGNGFQEVIYQRALAYEFHQAGLTFAREIEQHIYYKNLPEPIGTRRADFVVEQKVLVELKAVIQLEDVHLAQALNYLKAYKLEVGLLINFGSKSLTFKRLVLSNK from the coding sequence ATGGACTTAAAATACCAAGACATCACCAAAAAAATTATCGGCGCATCCTTTGAAGTCCATAAATTTCTAGGTAACGGCTTTCAAGAAGTAATTTATCAACGCGCCCTAGCCTACGAATTTCATCAGGCAGGCTTAACCTTTGCTAGAGAAATCGAACAACATATCTATTACAAAAACCTACCTGAACCAATCGGTACACGCCGTGCCGATTTTGTAGTTGAACAAAAAGTATTAGTCGAACTCAAAGCAGTAATCCAACTCGAAGACGTACACCTAGCCCAAGCCCTCAACTATCTCAAAGCCTATAAACTAGAAGTTGGGTTATTGATTAACTTTGGAAGTAAGAGTTTGACATTTAAGAGATTAGTATTAAGTAACAAATAA